One part of the Tenacibaculum sp. 190130A14a genome encodes these proteins:
- a CDS encoding TonB-dependent receptor: protein MKRVLLAIFLLTTLAITAQNSRISGKVIDNNNNPLVGVTILVKNSEIGTQTDIDGKFEFTNLNAGGAESLVISYVGFKTKTINVTAPQQNLLITLFEGNELLQEVVIDTDRKNKFSRKKTAYVSKLPLKNIENSQVYSTITNQLLVSQNVTNFSDALKNAVGVDQLWPSTGRSGDGAGYYSVRGFSVQPQLVNGMPGITNGFINPSNVERVEVIKGPSATLFGSTVTSYGGLINIVTKKPFKGTGGNISIGAGSFGFRKLTADVNTTDESQKFSLRLNAGFQSEDSFQDAGFRKSHFIAPAISYQVNNKLSLNVSYELSSTDQTNQVFLFLNRAAPLTFGNIEELNYNTELSLTNNDVSIKNPTQNYRGEIAYKITDNWSSQTIIAGGNAKSKGYYTYLYNLQADMFGLYAQNTDAETNTLNLQQNFTGDFKIGEVRNRIVVGVDYLESQTIDKSSNWRGIHVVNPQGQVIPVPAAFGFANLPINKANIDTVLANAGNVDTDVNQNIFGAYISNVVNVLPELSLMAGVRYDRFDYKGDDNNPLDDDTAYTKSTFSPKFGVVYQPILNKVSVFANYQNGFSYVNPELTLVDPSNPAAGTQLLSFDLERANQFEAGVKTNLFNNKLETTVSYYNILVSDKIIGFGPTKTQDGKVRSQGIEIEANASPINGLNIRGGFSYNDSEILESPSNPATVGNRFGEAGAKFNYNFWADYKFDTGVLKNFGVSGGFNGASDFNTMENYPISGDFILPAYTVFNAAIYYENNLFRASINVNNLTDETYFKGWSTVTPQQPRAFYGSLTYKF from the coding sequence ATGAAAAGAGTTTTACTAGCCATATTTCTACTTACTACTTTGGCAATAACAGCTCAAAATTCTAGAATAAGTGGAAAAGTCATTGACAACAATAACAACCCATTAGTAGGGGTAACTATTCTAGTTAAGAATTCCGAAATAGGTACTCAAACCGATATTGACGGAAAGTTTGAATTCACTAATTTAAATGCCGGTGGTGCAGAATCATTAGTTATATCTTATGTTGGTTTCAAAACGAAAACAATTAACGTCACAGCGCCTCAACAAAATCTATTGATAACCTTATTCGAAGGAAATGAATTATTACAAGAAGTAGTAATTGATACTGACAGAAAAAACAAGTTTTCAAGAAAGAAAACTGCCTATGTTTCTAAGCTTCCTTTAAAAAACATTGAAAACTCTCAAGTATACAGTACAATTACGAATCAACTTTTAGTTTCTCAAAACGTTACTAATTTCTCTGATGCCCTAAAAAATGCAGTTGGAGTAGATCAGTTATGGCCTTCAACTGGTAGAAGTGGTGACGGTGCTGGATATTATTCAGTAAGAGGTTTTTCTGTTCAACCTCAACTGGTAAATGGTATGCCTGGAATTACCAATGGTTTTATCAATCCTTCTAATGTTGAGCGCGTAGAAGTAATTAAAGGACCTTCTGCTACTTTATTCGGAAGTACTGTTACTTCTTACGGTGGATTAATCAATATTGTTACTAAAAAACCTTTCAAAGGAACGGGGGGTAACATCTCTATCGGAGCTGGTTCATTTGGCTTTAGAAAGTTAACCGCAGATGTTAACACTACCGATGAAAGTCAAAAATTCTCATTACGCTTAAATGCAGGATTTCAATCTGAAGATAGTTTTCAAGATGCTGGTTTTAGGAAATCACATTTTATAGCTCCAGCTATTTCATATCAGGTAAACAACAAGTTATCTTTAAACGTTAGTTACGAATTGTCTTCTACCGACCAAACTAATCAAGTTTTTTTATTCTTGAATAGAGCAGCTCCTTTGACATTTGGGAATATAGAAGAACTAAACTACAACACAGAATTATCATTAACCAATAATGATGTTTCTATTAAGAACCCTACTCAAAACTATCGTGGAGAGATTGCCTATAAAATAACAGACAATTGGTCATCTCAAACCATTATTGCAGGAGGAAACGCAAAATCTAAAGGTTACTATACCTACCTATATAATTTACAAGCAGACATGTTTGGGTTATATGCTCAAAATACAGACGCCGAAACAAACACTCTTAATTTACAACAAAACTTTACTGGAGATTTTAAAATAGGAGAAGTAAGAAACAGAATTGTTGTTGGTGTAGACTATTTAGAATCACAAACCATAGACAAAAGTTCTAATTGGAGAGGAATTCATGTAGTAAACCCGCAGGGTCAAGTAATTCCAGTTCCTGCTGCTTTTGGCTTTGCTAATTTACCTATTAACAAAGCAAATATTGATACTGTATTAGCCAATGCTGGTAATGTTGACACTGATGTTAATCAAAACATTTTCGGAGCCTATATTTCTAATGTTGTTAACGTTTTACCAGAACTATCATTAATGGCTGGTGTGCGTTATGATCGTTTTGATTATAAAGGTGATGATAACAACCCTTTAGATGATGATACAGCATATACAAAATCAACTTTCTCTCCGAAATTTGGTGTTGTATATCAACCGATACTAAATAAAGTTTCTGTTTTTGCAAACTATCAAAATGGATTCTCTTACGTAAACCCAGAGTTAACTTTAGTAGATCCAAGTAATCCAGCTGCAGGAACTCAGCTACTATCATTTGATTTGGAAAGAGCAAATCAGTTTGAAGCTGGAGTTAAAACAAATTTATTCAACAATAAATTAGAAACTACTGTTAGTTACTATAACATTTTGGTAAGTGATAAAATTATTGGTTTTGGACCTACTAAAACACAAGATGGAAAGGTTAGAAGTCAAGGTATCGAAATTGAAGCAAACGCTAGTCCTATAAATGGATTAAATATTAGAGGTGGATTTAGCTACAATGATTCTGAGATATTAGAATCTCCTTCGAATCCTGCAACTGTTGGTAACAGATTCGGAGAAGCTGGTGCCAAATTCAATTATAATTTCTGGGCCGATTATAAGTTTGACACAGGAGTTTTAAAGAACTTTGGAGTTTCTGGTGGATTTAATGGGGCTAGCGATTTTAACACCATGGAAAATTACCCAATCTCAGGAGATTTCATCCTTCCTGCATATACGGTATTTAACGCTGCTATATATTATGAAAACAATCTATTTAGAGCTAGCATAAACGTAAACAATTTAACAGACGAAACCTATTTTAAAGGGTGGAGTACTGTAACACCACAACAACCACGAGCTTTTTACGGATCATTAACGTACAAGTTCTAA